A window of the Desulfopila inferna genome harbors these coding sequences:
- the glmM gene encoding phosphoglucosamine mutase has protein sequence MQKLFGTDGIRGIANVFPMTTEIAMQVGRAIAFIVKDESKRHRIVIGKDTRLSCYMLENSLAAGICSMGVDVLLVGPMPTPGIAFITTSMRADAGVVISASHNPFQDNGIKIFSNDGFKLPDETEAHIEDLIFSNKMASLCPLADEVGKATRIDDAKGRYIVFLKNTFPHKYELDDFHIVLDCAHGATYNVAPHVFEELGATVTTLGVSPNGININDRCGALHPELMAEKVKELGADIGLALDGDGDRLIVCDEKGRIVDGDHIMAICAKDLLKRRKLKKKTLVSTVMSNMGLHIAMEQMGGTMVRTAVGDRYVVEHMRKEGYSFGGEQSGHLVFLDHITTGDGILAALQLLSVMNKTQKPLSELATVMESYPQVLKNVRTETKIDINTIPGFLDTIEKLENKLGKTGRILVRPSGTEPLIRVMVEGSNEDLINEIADELCGLI, from the coding sequence ATGCAAAAATTATTTGGAACCGACGGCATTCGCGGTATCGCCAATGTCTTTCCGATGACTACGGAAATCGCCATGCAGGTGGGGCGCGCAATCGCTTTTATCGTCAAGGACGAGAGTAAACGGCACCGGATCGTCATCGGCAAGGACACCAGGTTATCCTGCTATATGCTGGAAAATTCTCTGGCTGCGGGAATTTGCTCCATGGGAGTGGATGTTCTTCTGGTCGGGCCTATGCCCACGCCTGGAATAGCGTTTATTACAACCTCGATGCGCGCCGATGCCGGTGTGGTAATCTCGGCTTCACACAATCCTTTTCAGGATAACGGCATAAAGATATTCTCGAATGACGGATTCAAGCTGCCCGATGAAACGGAAGCTCACATCGAGGACCTGATCTTTTCGAACAAGATGGCCTCCTTATGTCCTTTGGCAGACGAGGTGGGCAAGGCCACCAGGATCGATGACGCCAAGGGAAGATATATCGTCTTCCTTAAAAACACCTTTCCCCATAAGTACGAACTGGATGACTTTCATATCGTTCTCGATTGTGCCCACGGCGCCACCTACAATGTCGCGCCTCATGTATTCGAGGAGCTCGGCGCTACCGTGACCACCCTGGGAGTCAGCCCCAACGGCATCAATATCAACGACCGGTGCGGCGCCCTCCATCCCGAGCTTATGGCCGAGAAGGTCAAGGAGCTCGGCGCTGATATCGGCCTGGCGCTGGACGGCGACGGCGATCGTTTGATCGTCTGCGACGAGAAGGGCAGGATCGTCGACGGCGATCATATCATGGCCATCTGCGCCAAGGATCTGCTTAAACGACGTAAACTGAAGAAAAAGACGCTGGTCTCCACGGTAATGTCCAATATGGGACTCCATATCGCCATGGAGCAGATGGGCGGCACCATGGTGCGCACAGCGGTGGGCGACCGTTACGTGGTCGAACACATGAGAAAGGAAGGTTACTCCTTCGGAGGCGAGCAGTCCGGACACCTCGTCTTCCTCGACCACATCACCACCGGTGACGGCATTCTCGCCGCTCTGCAACTCCTCTCGGTGATGAACAAGACCCAAAAACCGCTCTCCGAACTGGCCACCGTCATGGAAAGTTATCCGCAGGTGCTCAAAAACGTCAGAACCGAAACCAAAATCGATATAAACACCATCCCCGGATTTCTTGATACCATAGAAAAACTAGAGAACAAGCTTGGCAAAACAGGAAGAATACTGGTACGCCCCTCGGGAACCGAACCGCTGATCCGGGTAATGGTCGAGGGAAGCAACGAAGACCTCATCAACGAAATAGCCGATGAACTATGCGGCTTGATATAA
- a CDS encoding CdaR family protein, whose translation MMSQFIKKIQNLWAKGWVLKLISLCLATMLWIFVGGEDIVEKNIMVPVEVINLPKDLIISNKYKNEIEVTVRGPRSLILETGKDQKARQIDLSKATPGTKVENIEIDTIPISRGIEVLRVRPSSIILSLDKLIKKELPINPVTVGSVTPGYVLKNLTIDPSSISITGPQTVLSRVEVLQTTPINIHGLFESVQLQIPLELDPAIVDLIGETSVTADITITYDTITKTIEDVPVNVVVKGFLQKVEPETVTVTMKIPRMIIDEDTKFTDLFSVTAVEDGTANEVDQLRVQVIPSADLTVPLEIVSINPPYVTRVAPPPEIPDTSSLPEAAEESSRGAEREVR comes from the coding sequence ATGATGTCACAATTCATCAAAAAAATTCAGAACCTCTGGGCCAAGGGGTGGGTTCTGAAACTTATCTCCCTCTGTCTGGCGACGATGCTTTGGATTTTTGTCGGCGGCGAGGATATAGTAGAGAAAAACATCATGGTGCCGGTAGAGGTCATCAATCTGCCCAAGGATCTGATCATTTCCAACAAATATAAAAATGAAATCGAGGTAACCGTGCGCGGCCCGCGTTCATTGATACTCGAAACGGGCAAAGATCAGAAAGCCCGCCAGATAGATCTTTCCAAGGCAACTCCGGGTACAAAGGTGGAGAACATCGAGATTGATACCATCCCGATCAGCAGGGGGATCGAAGTGCTGCGGGTGCGGCCCTCCTCGATTATCCTCTCGCTGGACAAGCTGATCAAAAAGGAATTGCCAATCAATCCGGTAACCGTCGGCAGTGTCACCCCGGGCTATGTCCTCAAAAACCTGACCATAGATCCCAGCTCCATTTCCATTACCGGACCGCAGACCGTGCTTTCCCGGGTCGAAGTATTGCAGACTACTCCAATTAATATTCACGGACTCTTCGAGTCGGTGCAGCTGCAGATTCCTCTTGAGCTTGATCCCGCTATTGTAGATCTTATCGGTGAAACCTCGGTTACCGCCGATATAACCATTACCTATGATACTATCACAAAAACCATTGAAGATGTACCCGTCAACGTTGTCGTGAAAGGATTTCTGCAGAAGGTCGAGCCCGAAACGGTAACGGTGACTATGAAAATCCCCAGGATGATCATAGACGAGGACACAAAGTTCACCGATCTTTTCTCGGTTACGGCAGTAGAAGACGGGACAGCAAATGAGGTTGACCAGCTGCGGGTTCAGGTAATTCCCTCAGCCGATCTTACGGTGCCTCTGGAAATAGTTTCCATCAATCCACCGTATGTTACCCGGGTTGCGCCGCCACCTGAGATACCGGATACATCGTCTCTGCCGGAGGCGGCCGAAGAATCTTCCCGGGGAGCCGAGAGAGAAGTCCGGTGA
- the cdaA gene encoding diadenylate cyclase CdaA: MLEFLELLRWQDALDILVVAFIIHQIISIIRGTRSVQMLLGIIVLTMVYFMASVLELATLMWLLRTFLSSIFLIIIIVFQHDIRRALTQVGKSPFQKTTDTMERDIDEVISAVFYLAKRRIGALIILERDTGLGDYVESGFDLNAKLTKELLVSIFMPVSPLHDGGVIISKGRIKTAGSILPLTRNPYISKRFGTRHRAAIGLSEETDAIILVVSEETQNVSLVQHGALTAVNDELALRTSLRAIFVGKEQSSTWKNTFFRA; the protein is encoded by the coding sequence ATGTTAGAATTTCTGGAACTTTTGCGGTGGCAGGATGCTTTGGATATCCTTGTCGTCGCCTTCATCATTCATCAGATTATTTCCATCATACGGGGTACCCGCTCAGTACAGATGCTTCTCGGCATCATCGTACTTACCATGGTTTACTTCATGGCGAGCGTTCTTGAACTCGCCACCCTGATGTGGTTGCTCAGGACCTTTCTCAGCTCTATCTTCCTTATTATCATCATCGTTTTTCAGCATGATATCAGACGAGCCCTGACGCAGGTCGGCAAATCTCCTTTCCAGAAAACCACCGATACCATGGAAAGAGATATTGATGAGGTTATAAGTGCCGTCTTTTACCTCGCAAAGCGAAGAATCGGAGCACTCATTATCCTTGAGCGCGACACCGGGCTGGGGGATTACGTCGAATCCGGTTTCGACCTCAATGCCAAGCTTACCAAGGAGTTGCTAGTTTCCATCTTCATGCCGGTATCGCCGCTGCACGACGGTGGAGTTATCATCAGTAAAGGGAGAATCAAGACGGCGGGCAGTATTCTGCCTCTGACCCGAAATCCATATATCAGCAAACGTTTCGGTACCAGGCACCGGGCGGCAATAGGTTTATCCGAAGAAACAGATGCCATTATTCTGGTAGTTTCCGAGGAAACCCAAAACGTTTCTCTGGTACAGCATGGTGCCCTTACCGCGGTCAATGATGAATTAGCTTTGCGAACCAGCCTACGGGCAATATTTGTCGGTAAGGAACAGTCCTCGACATGGAAGAACACCTTTTTTAGAGCATGA